A part of Lacinutrix sp. 5H-3-7-4 genomic DNA contains:
- the lptC gene encoding LPS export ABC transporter periplasmic protein LptC: MKNNSLHIIKNGVIAFAMTLFFSCNNNFKEVNKIGVSANEPQGVAENINAKRTDSGRVVANLISKKMLDYGNRKFPYSEFPEGVKLHIYDENNHKNTIVADYAILYSETDVIDLQGNVLISTFDKDTLYAEQLYFDQNKEWLFTNSPVTYKSDGYITHGSGFDSDRNFTKAEVLKVSGTFLVSD; this comes from the coding sequence ATGAAAAATAATTCATTACATATTATTAAAAACGGAGTCATAGCATTTGCTATGACTTTGTTTTTTTCTTGTAATAACAATTTTAAGGAGGTTAACAAAATTGGTGTATCTGCAAATGAACCACAAGGTGTTGCCGAAAATATTAATGCAAAACGAACAGATTCTGGTCGTGTTGTAGCTAATTTAATTAGTAAAAAAATGCTGGATTATGGAAATAGAAAATTTCCATATTCAGAATTTCCAGAAGGCGTAAAACTTCATATTTACGACGAAAATAACCATAAAAACACTATAGTTGCAGATTATGCAATACTATATTCTGAAACCGATGTTATCGATTTACAAGGTAATGTGTTAATTTCTACCTTCGATAAAGATACATTGTATGCAGAACAATTGTATTTTGATCAAAACAAAGAATGGCTTTTTACAAACTCGCCAGTAACTTACAAATCAGATGGTTATATAACTCACGGTAGTGGTTTTGATTCAGACAGAAACTTTACAAAAGCCGAAGTATTAAAAGTTAGTGGTACCTTTTTAGTAAGCGACTAA
- a CDS encoding membrane protein: MIKKLVLVFIALFAIKSYAQETTASPYSFYGIGTLKFKGTVENRSMGGLSIYKDSIHVNLRNPATYADNNLSVFPFNGESRPVKFTVGAGTTSTNLESNSGEAKVKSTTFDYLALSVPVGKFGFGFGLMPYTAVGYKLENTNDQGNIDTRFSGEGGLNKAFFSVGYQFNKNFSAGIDANYNFGNIQNSTIQFRYNNEGDPLQTQSRENNRSDLSGLNINIGLHYKGMLSDKLEIQSALTYSPSSNLVSKNTRSFSTITIDSFSGTEFEVDTIESDLQASGLEETDLKLPSRFSIGSGIGQPQKWFAGVEYTTQNTSEFSNELYSNTGSTFENASVFSLGGFYIPKHDSFSSYFKRVVYRAGLRFENTGLNIQNQSIKEFGMSFGVGLPVGRLFSNANLGFEIGNRGTTDANLIKENFVRFQLSLSLNDRWFNKRKYN; encoded by the coding sequence ATGATTAAAAAACTTGTATTAGTTTTTATTGCACTATTTGCAATCAAAAGTTACGCCCAGGAAACAACAGCTTCGCCATATTCTTTTTACGGAATAGGAACTTTAAAATTTAAAGGAACTGTAGAAAATAGAAGTATGGGTGGATTAAGCATCTATAAAGACAGTATACATGTTAATTTAAGAAATCCGGCAACATATGCAGATAATAATTTGTCTGTTTTTCCATTTAATGGTGAAAGTAGACCTGTGAAATTTACGGTTGGTGCAGGAACAACATCTACTAATTTAGAAAGTAACTCTGGAGAAGCAAAAGTGAAATCTACAACATTCGATTATTTAGCATTATCTGTTCCTGTTGGAAAATTTGGATTTGGATTTGGTTTAATGCCTTATACAGCTGTTGGGTATAAATTAGAAAACACTAATGATCAAGGAAATATTGACACAAGATTTAGTGGCGAAGGTGGATTAAACAAAGCATTCTTTTCTGTAGGATACCAGTTTAATAAAAATTTTAGTGCAGGAATTGATGCCAATTATAATTTTGGTAACATACAAAATAGTACAATCCAATTTAGGTATAATAACGAAGGCGATCCTTTACAAACACAATCAAGAGAAAATAACCGTTCAGATTTAAGCGGGTTAAATATTAATATTGGTTTACATTACAAAGGAATGTTAAGCGACAAGTTAGAAATACAATCTGCATTAACATATTCTCCATCAAGTAATTTAGTTTCAAAAAACACACGTTCATTTTCTACCATTACAATAGATAGCTTTAGTGGTACAGAATTTGAAGTTGATACTATTGAGTCAGATTTACAAGCATCTGGCTTAGAAGAAACAGATTTAAAATTACCATCTAGATTCTCTATAGGGTCTGGTATTGGGCAGCCACAAAAATGGTTTGCAGGAGTTGAGTATACAACCCAAAACACTAGCGAATTCTCTAATGAACTTTATAGTAATACAGGATCAACTTTCGAAAATGCCTCGGTATTTTCTCTAGGTGGTTTTTATATTCCAAAACATGATAGCTTCTCAAGTTACTTTAAGAGAGTAGTTTATAGAGCAGGATTGCGATTTGAAAATACAGGATTAAATATCCAAAATCAATCAATTAAAGAGTTTGGCATGTCTTTTGGAGTAGGACTACCAGTTGGAAGATTATTCTCTAATGCAAACTTAGGCTTCGAAATAGGAAACAGAGGTACAACAGATGCTAATTTAATTAAAGAGAATTTTGTAAGATTCCAATTAAGTTTATCTCTTAACGATAGATGGTTTAACAAAAGAAAGTATAACTAA
- a CDS encoding hemolysin family protein, which yields MSTTVVILIIVISLLLSAFFSGMEIAYVSANKIHIEIEKKQDDFLAKILSKLTAKPSKFIATMLIGNNIALVIYGFFMGDLLMKWFQSLVPTQFNFIDVLLVDFSLLVQTVISTLVILFTAEFLPKVFFQIYSNTLIKVLAFPAYIFYLLFTFISDFVLWISDFVLKKFFKTEGDQVQLAFTKVELGNYISEQMEAIEEHDEIDTEIQIFQNALEFALVKAREVMIPRTEIVALEINDSVSNLNTLFTQTGMSKILIYKETIDDIVGYAHAFELFKKPKTIKSMLLPVEFVPETMLANDILNVLIKKRKSIAVVLDEYGGTSGIMTVEDIVEELFGEIEDEHDTVVLKEEKIDDSNYIFSARLEVDYLNETYKLNLPEGENYETLGGLIVDHTEEIPQQNDIVDTEKFQFKILEVSNTKIDLVTLKIKTDD from the coding sequence ATGTCAACAACCGTTGTTATTTTAATAATAGTAATATCTCTATTACTTTCTGCTTTTTTTTCAGGAATGGAAATTGCATACGTGTCAGCTAATAAAATTCATATTGAAATTGAAAAAAAACAAGATGATTTTTTAGCAAAAATACTTTCAAAATTAACAGCAAAACCATCTAAATTTATCGCAACCATGCTTATTGGTAATAATATAGCATTGGTAATTTATGGTTTTTTTATGGGCGATTTGCTCATGAAATGGTTTCAAAGTCTAGTACCAACACAATTTAATTTTATAGATGTGTTGTTAGTAGATTTTAGTTTGCTTGTGCAAACAGTAATATCTACATTGGTAATATTATTTACTGCAGAATTTTTACCAAAAGTATTTTTTCAAATTTATAGTAACACATTAATAAAAGTATTAGCATTTCCAGCTTATATATTTTATTTGCTCTTTACCTTTATATCAGATTTTGTGCTATGGATTTCAGACTTTGTACTTAAAAAGTTTTTTAAAACCGAAGGTGATCAAGTGCAATTAGCGTTCACAAAAGTAGAATTAGGAAACTACATAAGTGAGCAAATGGAAGCTATTGAAGAACATGACGAAATAGATACCGAGATACAAATATTTCAAAACGCATTAGAATTTGCTCTTGTAAAAGCAAGAGAAGTAATGATTCCTAGAACCGAAATAGTAGCCTTAGAAATTAACGATTCGGTTTCAAATTTAAATACACTGTTTACTCAAACAGGGATGTCTAAAATATTAATTTACAAAGAAACAATAGATGATATTGTTGGTTATGCACATGCTTTCGAGCTTTTTAAAAAACCAAAAACAATAAAATCTATGTTATTACCAGTAGAGTTTGTTCCAGAAACTATGTTGGCAAACGATATTTTAAATGTACTTATAAAAAAACGAAAAAGTATTGCCGTGGTTTTAGATGAGTACGGCGGAACTTCCGGAATTATGACTGTAGAAGATATTGTAGAAGAACTATTTGGGGAAATAGAAGACGAGCACGATACCGTGGTTTTAAAAGAAGAAAAAATAGACGATTCTAATTATATATTTTCAGCAAGATTAGAAGTAGATTATTTAAACGAAACCTATAAATTAAACCTGCCAGAAGGCGAAAACTATGAAACTTTAGGAGGTTTAATAGTAGATCACACCGAAGAAATCCCACAACAAAACGATATTGTTGATACAGAGAAGTTTCAATTTAAAATACTAGAAGTGTCTAATACTAAAATCGATTTGGTGACACTTAAAATAAAAACCGACGATTAG
- a CDS encoding peptidylprolyl isomerase — translation MAILNKIRQKTVVLILVIALALFAFILSSLFDNKDALFNKSPNVVATINGKDISREAFMARVEAQNNPNATQTQIMNQVYNAEVREAVMQSQFDKLGLTVGREQMRDLLKTNLASSPQFFNADGIFDENVLNNYIANLKETSPVAYRQWINYENQVSSGALQQNYINMVKAATTATLAEGALSHKLEGDKVDIKYVYVPFTTIADSTVTVSKSEINAYIKENKTKYDVEASRNLQYVKFEEVASVEDENAIQGELIKLIQNREEYVDGKNQMVAGFAEMNVENAEAYVNANSDAEIKYQDKFVYKSSLPRALQDSISNLNVGNVYGPYKDGQTFKITKLLEKRQLADSIQSSHILIPFVGSQAATAETTKTKEEAKATADSIFKLVKNNKTKYAEVANEINTDGSKGKDGSIGWTRLTTYNPLGFDPDFANFLFFNDKGSIDVVLTKFGYHIIRIDDKKNVDTAYKVATIERKIEPSVKTEDDIFRNASNFEVALDGKDFLDVAKENNLKVNPVTSVKELDENIPGVGAERPIVRWAFEEDTKVGNTKRFETKDGYVIVQVTAKNEAGLMNVEDASVTALPEIRKQKKAKMIKDRVNATTLEDFAAAENQQVRTALAINMKNPTVSGVGLEPIVVGHAFGLNEGETSGLIAGTKGVFMVQPTKKTPAVELENYQSFANQVSSEKLNAVNTRLYNALKEAADIEDNRAKTVQ, via the coding sequence ATGGCAATTTTAAATAAAATAAGACAAAAAACAGTTGTACTAATTTTAGTAATCGCATTAGCATTATTTGCTTTTATATTATCAAGTCTTTTCGATAATAAAGATGCATTATTTAATAAGTCTCCTAATGTTGTAGCAACAATAAACGGTAAGGATATTTCTAGAGAAGCTTTTATGGCTAGAGTAGAAGCGCAAAACAATCCTAATGCTACACAAACTCAAATTATGAATCAAGTTTATAATGCCGAAGTTCGTGAAGCAGTAATGCAATCTCAATTCGATAAATTAGGACTTACAGTAGGTAGAGAACAAATGAGAGATTTGTTAAAAACTAACCTAGCAAGTAGTCCTCAGTTTTTTAATGCAGATGGTATTTTTGATGAGAATGTATTAAATAACTACATCGCAAATTTAAAAGAAACATCTCCTGTAGCCTATAGACAATGGATAAATTATGAAAACCAAGTGTCTAGTGGAGCATTACAGCAAAACTATATTAATATGGTTAAAGCTGCAACAACAGCAACTTTAGCAGAAGGCGCTTTAAGTCACAAATTAGAAGGTGATAAAGTAGATATTAAATATGTTTATGTACCATTTACAACAATTGCAGATAGTACAGTAACAGTTTCTAAATCTGAAATTAATGCTTACATAAAAGAAAATAAAACAAAATACGATGTTGAAGCATCTAGAAATTTACAATATGTAAAGTTCGAAGAAGTTGCCTCAGTTGAAGATGAAAACGCTATACAAGGAGAATTAATTAAGTTAATTCAAAACAGAGAAGAGTATGTAGATGGTAAAAACCAAATGGTTGCCGGTTTTGCAGAAATGAATGTTGAAAATGCAGAAGCTTATGTAAATGCAAATTCGGATGCAGAAATTAAATACCAAGACAAGTTTGTATACAAATCGTCTTTACCAAGAGCATTACAAGACAGTATTTCTAATTTAAATGTAGGTAATGTTTATGGTCCTTATAAAGACGGACAAACATTTAAAATTACTAAGTTATTAGAAAAAAGACAATTGGCAGACTCTATACAGTCAAGTCACATTCTAATTCCATTTGTAGGTTCTCAGGCAGCAACAGCAGAAACTACAAAAACTAAAGAAGAAGCTAAAGCAACTGCAGATAGTATTTTTAAATTAGTTAAAAACAATAAAACTAAATATGCAGAAGTTGCAAACGAAATAAATACAGACGGTTCTAAAGGTAAAGACGGAAGTATTGGTTGGACACGTTTAACAACTTACAACCCATTAGGTTTCGATCCAGATTTTGCAAACTTCTTATTCTTTAACGATAAAGGAAGCATTGATGTAGTATTAACTAAATTTGGATACCACATTATTAGAATAGACGATAAGAAAAATGTTGACACAGCATATAAAGTGGCAACAATCGAAAGAAAAATAGAGCCATCTGTAAAAACAGAAGATGATATTTTTAGAAATGCTTCTAACTTTGAAGTAGCATTAGACGGTAAAGACTTTTTAGATGTTGCAAAAGAAAATAACTTAAAAGTAAATCCAGTAACATCTGTAAAAGAATTAGATGAAAATATTCCTGGTGTTGGAGCAGAAAGACCAATTGTACGTTGGGCTTTTGAAGAAGATACTAAAGTAGGAAACACTAAGCGTTTTGAAACTAAAGATGGTTACGTAATTGTGCAGGTAACAGCTAAAAACGAAGCAGGTTTAATGAATGTTGAAGATGCATCTGTAACAGCTTTACCAGAAATTAGAAAACAGAAAAAAGCAAAAATGATTAAAGATAGAGTTAACGCTACTACTCTAGAAGATTTTGCAGCAGCAGAAAACCAACAAGTACGTACGGCATTAGCTATTAACATGAAAAACCCAACAGTTTCTGGTGTTGGCTTAGAGCCAATAGTTGTTGGTCATGCATTTGGTTTAAACGAAGGAGAAACATCTGGTTTAATAGCAGGTACTAAAGGAGTATTTATGGTTCAACCAACTAAAAAAACACCAGCTGTTGAGTTAGAAAACTACCAATCTTTCGCAAATCAAGTAAGTTCAGAAAAATTAAACGCTGTAAATACAAGATTATACAATGCTTTAAAAGAAGCAGCAGATATAGAAGACAATAGAGCTAAAACAGTACAGTAG